AATAGGTTTCTGACTAGCAATAAAGCATGAAACATATTCGATAAATACCGGTTACAAGCCCTATTGAAAATGATTGCcaacattacaataaaataaataatatagctGTCAAAAAATGACAGCGTCAATCTACTATGACAAATAAGCAAGTCAATGTCATCAACACGTTGGGATTTGTGATTTTGTGTAGTTTGgttatatgataataaaaatagtgataaataattattaccatgaagtttaaacaaaagaaatctataaaaaCCACTTTATCAGAGAAGATAGCTGATGCGTTAACAGTTAAACCCCGAGCAGATATCGAAGATGACCAAGTATTTGGTACGAAACCACAAACTCTTTCACGTGCCGATTTTAGCTCCTCTGAAAGCGAAGATGAGGCAACTATCAGTGATTTCAAGAAAAGAAATGTTAATTTGTTGAGTGAAGTCAGCAAGAAGTATGAAGGGACAGTGGTTTCTCACAAACATTTAGAAAGTCAAAGTGATGAAAGTAGTATTGAAGATATTGATTacacaaacaaaaagaaacttGTAACTTCAGACAGTGAAGAGTCTGAAATCTTTCAGccaaataataaagtacaatCTGATTCCGAGGACTTAGGATCTGAAGACGAAAAGGATTCTAGTAAAAAATTGGGAAAACTTAAAACACAAAGTGAGTCAGAtgaaggatcagacagtggCGATGAAAGTGATGATTATGGCATCACACAGTTTCAGCAATCACAAGCAAACACTTCAGATAATGAAGAAGGATCAGATGTAGATGATGAGGAAGGTTATGACATTAGCCAGTTAGAAGAACCTATAAAAGAGGAATTTGAacatgtaaagaaaaaaaatatttctgaagAAGCCAAGAAGGGTAATTGTGTGCGAAATGAGCTTCTGATATGGGAAAGTTTGTTAGAGATGAGAATACACCTCCAAAGATGTGTGAACACAGCCAATCAGCTTCCAATGCCTGATACTTTTAGTGAGATGAAGAAAAATACAGAGTTTCTTGAAGAGACTAATGTTACTAAAGCCAATGTGGCTAATATGCTAGATAAGTAAGTATGACTTTGTTGTAGAAGTTTTCTAGTAGTATTTTGATAGTGTACATTTTCTACCAAAGGCATGAAAAGGAAgtgatatattttcatattgtaCCAGAGCTTAAATTAGCTAGGCTATTAAGTATTtccttatatttttcaatgattgtgaggcatgcaatattagagattgtatgtatataatattaattatttttttaaaattacagacTGCTGTCTCTACAAAACACATTGCTTAAAAACTTTCCTGAAACAAAGGCATTGGCATCTAAAAAGAGTTCACAGATTGAACAGGAAACAAAACAAGAAAGTGACGAAGAAATACCATCAGATACAGAAGCTGAAGAAGACTCTGTCAAAGACGAAGAACCTTctaagaaacaaataaaagtgaaagCTACTACAGCCAAGAAACGGAAATTAGATGACTATGAGAAAGAAATATCAACATCTCACAAAACCTTTAAATCATTTAGAGACTTGACAATTCAAAAATGGAATGACAAAACAAGGCTAGCAACTGCcgctaatattaaaaatgcaccTACAAACACAATATTACAGCAAATATCCTACATTTTATCTGACAGAGAAAAGCTTGTTAGAAGAACACAGTTGAAAAGATCAGAGTATGATATTATTGGATACAAAAAAGTTGTAGAGGAAGTAGAGACAGATCAAAATGGCACAGATATTAATCCAGTTACGAGAGGCCGAAAAGATGACGATGAAtatatttctgaaatatttgATGATAGTGATTTCTACCACCAACTACTGAGAGAGCTAATAGAGTGTAAAAGTGCTGATATATCAGATCCAGTACAGTTGAGTCGGCAATGGATAGCTCTCCAGCAGATGCGGAGTAAGATGAAAAGAAAAGTTGATACCAAAGCAACTAAAGGTCGTAAGATAAAGTATGTTGTCCATAATCCATTAGTGAACTACTTGGCTCCGGAGAAAAGCACCTCGTGGAATGATGAGAGCACCAATGAGCTGTTCAGCTCACTGTTTGGGAAGATGTTTGAACATAATAATGTAGGTTTCAATGGCAAtggtttcaaaataaattaatttgataaagattttacttaatttattctattatattcgTCTTTTTCAAAATCTGCATGATAAGAAATGTGTTTATTCAATCATATCCCACTgtgggcaaaggtctccctTGCCCAGAAGTGGGATGAAAAAGTATtgctgtataaaaatattggtcaTACAATAAATctgattcattcattcattcatacgACAAGTGATGCCCTtacgaagtggagaagaaaaagtaggaaagtggcaCGTGGGCCATGACCCTGAACGGCTAAGGAAAAAAACGTATAAACGCATAGCTTTGAGATTTTTGGCTAATACTGTAGACTCCACCGGTCTGTCTCCTGTATTTTCgttctcagtaatttttttttccagtaGGTATGTGTGTTAGGTACTTCCGGGATCAGAATTACGCAAGGAGGCAAGCATAGCCACGTGAGTATACGCTTGGTCCGCCTGCACCGGCTGGATTTCATGTGGCAGTCACTTTCAAAATCCGTCGATTCGAAATGTACCCTGATCTTATAACTACTTAAAAAACTTCCATTTACTGAGGATTACAGTAACCTACCTACAAAACATGGGATAGTTTGAAA
This genomic interval from Plodia interpunctella isolate USDA-ARS_2022_Savannah chromosome 18, ilPloInte3.2, whole genome shotgun sequence contains the following:
- the Aatf gene encoding protein AATF; the protein is MKFKQKKSIKTTLSEKIADALTVKPRADIEDDQVFGTKPQTLSRADFSSSESEDEATISDFKKRNVNLLSEVSKKYEGTVVSHKHLESQSDESSIEDIDYTNKKKLVTSDSEESEIFQPNNKVQSDSEDLGSEDEKDSSKKLGKLKTQSESDEGSDSGDESDDYGITQFQQSQANTSDNEEGSDVDDEEGYDISQLEEPIKEEFEHVKKKNISEEAKKGNCVRNELLIWESLLEMRIHLQRCVNTANQLPMPDTFSEMKKNTEFLEETNVTKANVANMLDKLLSLQNTLLKNFPETKALASKKSSQIEQETKQESDEEIPSDTEAEEDSVKDEEPSKKQIKVKATTAKKRKLDDYEKEISTSHKTFKSFRDLTIQKWNDKTRLATAANIKNAPTNTILQQISYILSDREKLVRRTQLKRSEYDIIGYKKVVEEVETDQNGTDINPVTRGRKDDDEYISEIFDDSDFYHQLLRELIECKSADISDPVQLSRQWIALQQMRSKMKRKVDTKATKGRKIKYVVHNPLVNYLAPEKSTSWNDESTNELFSSLFGKMFEHNNVGFNGNGFKIN